A single window of Labrus mixtus chromosome 23, fLabMix1.1, whole genome shotgun sequence DNA harbors:
- the dtx4a gene encoding E3 ubiquitin-protein ligase DTX4a — protein MLLASAVVVWEWLNEHGRWRPYSPAVCHHIEAVIRSNPRCGSVVLGQVDSRLSPYIIDLHSMHQFRQDTGTLRPVRRSFYDPTSAPGQGWLWEWENDTGSWTVYDTDVGIAIQAARDRQQPWLDLAPLGFCYLIDFESMTQINGQTQRCRRIQRRSDLAYPLVSGPLPRSHHAWGPMSMPSHGGLLGVDVSGAAGMGIRMGSGGTGNGSAYPSGALPASAITSLGQPCACQQCMLVLSVKAGAMATAHTLGRRPPQTKPPSPKISSHPIPGGSYSLTLPRPPSLSRSLSPHRTSIVGATGGFSVSGMGGAGGVGFMGGSGYGSSSYGFGGGFPHSLSLLNSATAALSISSTRPPPPPLPPPPPPPPPPSTLSSSAISPPHPPASSSLSASCSAPTVPAPGPPPPPLISTASSTCTPSPSARVLGPVSSSGAAACAAPLPPRSSLAGLSRPALQRIAMAQSRALIASGVPTVPVKNLNGSSPVHPALAGITGILMSAAGLPVCLTRPPKLVLHPPPVSKSDIKPVPGLGHCCRKTNKKQARKGKTPEEVVKRYLQKVRNPPEEDCTICMEALAGPSGYKGPGVGGISRAESVGRLAQCGHQYHLQCLVAMYNNGNKDGSLQCPTCKTIYGVKTGNQPPGKMEYHVIPHSLPGHPDCKTIRIIYNIPPGIQGPEHPNPGKPFTARGFPRHCYLPDSEKGRKVLRLLLVAWDRRLIFSVGTSSTTGESDTVIWNEVHHKTEFGSNLTGHGYPDPGHLDNVLEELKAQGITEEECLPRD, from the exons ATGTTACTAGCATCCGCTGTAGTGGTATGGGAATGGCTGAACGAGCACGGACGCTGGCGGCCCTACAGCCCGGCTGTCTGTCATCACATCGAGGCAGTCATCCGGAGCAACCCGCGCTGTGGTAGTGTCGTCCTCGGCCAGGTGGACTCGCGCCTCTCGCCCTACATCATCGATTTGCATTCCATGCACCAGTTCcgacaagacacag GTACCCTCCGACCGGTACGACGCAGCTTTTACGACCCCACCTCAGCACCGGGCCAGGGCTGGTTGTGGGAGTGGGAGAACGACACCGGCAGTTGGACGGTGTACGACACTGACGTCGGCATCGCCATCCAGGCGGCACGCGATCGCCAGCAGCCCTGGCTGGATCTGGCGCCGCTGGGATTCTGCTACCTCATTGACTTCGAAAGCATGACCCAAATCAACGGGCAGACGCAGCGCTGCCGACGCATCCAGCGCCGCTCGGACCTGGCGTACCCCCTTGTGTCGGGGCCTTTGCCTCGATCACACCACGCGTGGGGACCCATGTCCATGCCCAGCCACGGAGGACTGCTGGGGGTGGATGTTTCCGGAGCGGCGGGTATGGGGATCCGAATGGGCAGCGGAGGGACTGGAAACGGGAGTGCGTATCCAAGTGGGGCGCTTCCTGCTTCGGCCATCACTTCTTTAGGACAACCGTGTGCCTGTCAGCAGTGTATGCTAGTGCTAAGTGTCAAGGCGGGTGCGATGGCGACTGCTCACACTCTCGGTCGGAGGCCGCCACAGACAAAACCACCTAGTCCCAAAATCAGCAGTCACCCAATCCCAGGAGGATCGTACTCGCTGACACTCCCTCggcctccctccctttctcgcTCCCTCTCCCCCCACAGGACATCCATAGTTGGGGCGACAGGTGGCTTCAGTGTGAGCGGTATGGGTGGCGCCGGAGGTGTGGGCTTTATGGGTGGCAGTGGCTATGGCAGCTCCAGCTATGGCTTCGGAGGAGgcttcccccactctctctctcttctcaacTCAGCTACGGCAGCCCTATCCATCTCCTCcacccgcccccctcctccacctcttccgcCACCACCgccaccccctcctccaccctccacaCTGTCATCTTCAGCCATCTCTCCCCCTCACCCCCCTGCCTCATCCTCCCTGTCTGCTTCCTGCTCCGCCCCTACAGTGCCCGCTCCcggcccccctcctcctcctctcatctccaccgcttcctccacctgcacgCCCTCGCCTTCCGCCCGCGTGCTGGGtccagtgtcttcatcgggTGCTGCTGCCTGTGCCGCTCCTCTGCCGCCGCGGTCTAGCCTGGCGGGGCTAAGCAGACCTGCTCTGCAGCGGATTGCCATGGCTCAATCCCGTGCCCTGATCGCCTCTGG AGTGCCAACAGTTCCAGTGAAGAACCTTAATGGATCCAGCCCGGTGCACCCTGCACTGGCAG GCATTACAGGCATCCTGATGAGCGCAGCAGGACTTCCTGTCTGCCTGACACGCCCCCCCAAGCTGGtgcttcatcctcctcctgtcagCAAGAGCGACATCAAGCCCGTCCCCGGCCTGGGCCACTGCTGCCGCAAGACCAACAAGAAACAGGCTCGCAAAG GCAAGACCCCTGAGGAGGTAGTGAAGAGATACCTTCAGAAAGTCCGCAATCCCCCTGAAGAG GACTGCACCATCTGTATGGAGGCTCTAGCCGGGCCATCGGGCTACAAAGGCCCCGGTGTAGGTGGCATCTCACGGGCTGAGTCAGTGGGACGCCTGGCTCAGTGCGGCCATCAGTACCACCTCCAATGCCTCGTCGCAATGTACAACAACGGCAACAAGGACGGCAGCCTGCAGTGTCCAACCTGCAAGACCATCTACGGAGTCAAAACCGGCAACCAGCCCCCAGGCAAGATGGAGTACCACGTCATCCCCCACTCACTGCCGGGCCACCCAGACTGCAAAACCATCCGGATTATTTATAACATCCCACCTGGCATCCAG GGCCCAGAGCACCCAAATCCAGGCAAACCTTTCACTGCCCGTGGTTTCCCCAGACACTGCTACCTTCCTGACAGCGAAAAGGGACGCAAG GTTCTGCGGCTTCTTCTGGTAGCGTGGGACCGCCGGCTCATTTTCTCCGTGGGCACGTCCAGCACCACCGGCGAATCCGACACAGTCATCTGGAACGAGGTGCACCACAAGACAGAGTTTGGCTCCAACCTGACAGGCCATGGTTATCCCGATCCAGGCCACTTGGACAACGTGCTGGAGGAGCTTAAGGCTCAGGGCATCACCGAGGAGGAGTGTCTACCAAGAGACTGa